One region of Bactrocera neohumeralis isolate Rockhampton chromosome 5, APGP_CSIRO_Bneo_wtdbg2-racon-allhic-juicebox.fasta_v2, whole genome shotgun sequence genomic DNA includes:
- the LOC126758737 gene encoding chymotrypsin-2-like has translation MALANNRLPILLITFAVVTACSAIDVNESTILGRPQSRIHGGQNAAEGQFPYHVLVTRKGDGYITVCGGAIISRNYVLTAAYCANGYSPSDYSIRAGTVKFNSGGVEIQVAEVKIHPQYSAYNYDIALLRLSSPLSFNDKIKPVLLASRDLPEGTPAIITGWGGVSSGGLADQLQYNTEYTLNHDTCMERLNTIQDSMRCLAKSAGNGICDSDTGGPAVANGVLIGISSFYVNACNSSLPNGFTDVVYSRDWIRANSDADCSCSA, from the exons ATGGCTCTAGCAAACAACCGTCTACCGATACTGCTCATCACCTTCGCAGTGGTTACCGCATGCAGTGCTATAGACGTCAATGAAAGTACAATACTGGGTCGGCCACAGAGTCGCATTCACGGTGGACAAAATGCTGCTGAGGGACAGTTTCCGTATCACGTTTTAGTGACACGAAAAGGCGATGGTTACATCACAGTCTGTGGCGGAGCGATTATCTCGAGGAATTATGTTTTGACAGCAGCGTACTGTGCGAATGG ATACTCCCCTTCGGACTATTCGATTCGTGCCGGCACTGTCAAATTTAATTCAGGTGGCGTTGAAATACAAGTGGCTGAGGTAAAAATACATCCGCAATATAGTGCGTATAACTATGATATCGCCTTGCTGAGACTGAGTAGCCCCTTAAGCTTCAATGATAAAATTAAACCGGTATTACTTGCAAGCAGAGATTTACCCGAAGGCACACCGGCTATAATAACCGGTTGGGGTGGTGTATCAAGTGGTGGATTGGCCGACCAATTGCAATATAACACGGAGTACACATTAAATCATGATACTTGCATGGAACGTCTGAATACAATTCAAGATTCAATGCGTTGCCTCGCTAAGAGCGCtggaaatggtatatgtgatagCGATACTGGTGGTCCTGCTGTAGCGAATGGCGTTTTAATCGGCATTTCGTCGTTTTACGTCAATGCTTGCAACAGTAGTCTTCCAAATGGTTTCACTGACGTTGTTTATTCAAGAGATTGGATTCGGGCAAACTCAGATGCCGATTGCTCTTGTTCCGCATAA